One Tachysurus fulvidraco isolate hzauxx_2018 chromosome 2, HZAU_PFXX_2.0, whole genome shotgun sequence DNA segment encodes these proteins:
- the LOC113653687 gene encoding somatostatin receptor type 4 encodes MENISGPGDGENISDVLEATDVERVLVPILDSVILLSGLVGHVLVIIIISRTIRARSGINAAGIQHANANGMDILLLSLSVADILLLSCVPFHTVAIATRHWPFGSFMCKAVSFLGAMCSSASAFTLAALAFSRYIIVVHPAKAFRCRRSSWIKILAVVLWVPAVVLAIPQFTWRTLISGTELRSTRQDLICFNFLSDSDQLAYGILHFLLAFLLPLVVITLAYGKIYHYLHKTRQRRDTNRTARLERYQTQVTQTSLLLVLAFVLCWLPSYGLMLVQLGYGSTVTGLQPRFGPFATFARVMATSSTVMNPVLYVFMSQKFRMELKKLVRKRCC; translated from the coding sequence ATGGAGAACATCTCAGGACCAGGTGATGGAGAAAACATTAGTGATGTTTTAGAAGCCACTGATGTAGAACGAGTCCTGGTGCCCATCCTGGACAGCGTCATCCTGCTGAGCGGGTTGGTGGGACACGTgctggtcatcatcatcatctcacgAACAATAAGAGCAAGAAGTGGAATCAATGCTGCTGGGATCCAACATGCTAACGCTAACGGAATGGACATTCTCCTGCTGAGTTTAAGTGTGGCGGATATTCTGCTTCTGTCCTGCGTCCCCTTTCACACTGTCGCCATAGCGACCCGCCACTGGCCCTTCGGAAGCTTCATGTGCAAAGCGGTCAGCTTCCTGGGAGCCATGTGCAGCTCAGCTAGTGCCTTCACGCTCGCTGCTCTAGCCTTCAGCCGCTACATCATCGTGGTTCACCCGGCTAAAGCGTTCCGATGCCGTAGAAGCAGCTGGATAAAAATCCTGGCTGTGGTTCTGTGGGTTCCGGCAGTTGTCTTGGCGATTCCTCAGTTCACCTGGAGGACACTCATTTCAGGCACTGAACTGCGTTCAACCAGACAGGATTTGATATGTTTCAACTTCCTGTCTGACTCGGACCAGCTGGCGTACGGCATTTTGCACTTTTTACTTGCATTCCTTCTTCCGCTGGTAGTCATCACACTAGCGTATGGTAAGATCTACCATTACCTGCACAAAACCAGACAGCGGCGAGACACTAACCGGACGGCCCGACTGGAACGTTACCAGACGCAGGTGACCCAGACGTCGCTGCTGCTGGTTCTGGCATTCGTCCTGTGTTGGCTGCCATCCTATGGACTGATGCTGGTGCAGCTCGGATATGGATCCACGGTGACGGGGCTTCAGCCCAGATTCGGACCCTTCGCTACGTTCGCTCGCGTCATGGCCACTTCATCGACCGTGATGAACCCTGTCTTGTACGTCTTCATGTCACAGAAATTCAGGATGGAACTGAAGAAACTCGTGAGGAAACGCTGCTGCTAA